A region of Diospyros lotus cultivar Yz01 chromosome 3, ASM1463336v1, whole genome shotgun sequence DNA encodes the following proteins:
- the LOC127798493 gene encoding aspartic proteinase 36-like, translating to MAGLWRGGLPAALVLGLLVVGCLSNLGSGNVVFEVKHKFGGSAGSVAGLGARKAHDGRRHGRLLAAVDLPLGGNGSPTDVALYYTKIGIGTPSKDYYVQVDTGSDLMWVNCIGCDNCPKKSDIGVDLILYDPKSSSTGALVTCDQDFCSELSNPSDCRVGAVCAYGISYGDGSSSVGYFVNDNIQLDRASGNLQTTPMNGSITFGCGVKQSGLLSTSTQAVDGLLGFGQAKYSMISQLALNRKVKKMFSHCLEGNDGGGIFAIGQLVQPKLLNTTSIIPNQTHYNVMLKTIEVGGAALQLPKDVLDPDLGKNVIIDSGTTLAYLEEQLYNPLIQKIIAAQPSLKLQTVEQQFTCFQFNGDVDKGFPTVTFQFNNSLSLDVYPHEYLFQIHGGMWCFGWQKSGNQMKDGNLLNLLGDMVLSDKLVLYDLENQSIGWTAYNCSSSIKVKDEQSGAEYEVGHHDLSSAHSLNMGWALTISLLLAFLHGYLC from the exons ATGGCGGGTCTCTGGAGAGGGGGTTTGCCGGCGGCTCTTGTGCTGGGTTTGCTTGTTGTTGGCTGCTTATCCAATTTGGGTTCCGGCAATGTTGTGTTCGAAGTGAAGCACAAATTTGGGGGGAGTGCAGGGTCGGTGGCTGGTTTGGGGGCACGTAAGGCCCACGACGGCCGCCGCCATGGCAGACTTCTCGCCGCCGTTGATCTCCCCTTGGGTGGCAACGGCAGTCCTACTGATGTCGC GCTCTACTATACTAAGATCGGGATTGGGACTCCTTCAAAAGACTATTACGTGCAGGTTGATACGGGAAGTGATCTAATGTGGGTGAACTGTATTGGCTGTGACAATTGTCCCAAAAAGAGTGACATCGGT GTAGATCTAATACTTTATGATCCGAAGAGCTCCAGTACTGGAGCACTGGTCACTTGCGACCAAGATTTCTGCTCTGAGCTATCCAACCCTTCCGATTGCAGAGTTGGAGCAGTCTGTGCATATGGTATTTCTTATGGAGATGGGAGCTCAAGTGTAGGATACTTTGTCAATGATAACATACAATTGGATCGAGCTTCTGGAAACCTTCAAACTACTCCCATGAATGGTAGCATAACTTTCGG ATGTGGAGTTAAACAATCAGGGCTGCTAAGCACATCTACCCAAGCAGTTGATGGACTCCTTGGTTTTGGACAAGCGAAGTATTCCATGATATCACAGCTAGCATTGAATCGAAAGgtgaaaaaaatgttttcacATTGTTTAGAAGGTAATGATGGAGGTGGAATCTTTGCCATTGGACAGTTGGTTCagccaaaattattaaatacaacatcaATTATCCCAAACCA AACGCATTACAATGTCATGTTGAAGACAATTGAGGTGGGCGGTGCTGCCCTGCAACTTCCCAAAGATGTACTAGATCCTGATTTGGGGAAGAACGTGATAATTGATAGTGGTACAACCTTGGCTTATCTTGAAGAGCAATTGTATAACCCATTAATCCAGAAG atAATTGCAGCACAACCTAGTTTGAAATTGCAAACTGTTGAGCAGCAGTTCACATGCTTTCAGTTCAATGGAGA TGTTGACAAAGGATTTCCAACTGTCACTTTTCAATTTAACAATTCCCTCTCACTGGATGTTTATCCTCATGaatatttgtttcaaattcat gGTGGCATGTGGTGTTTTGGTTGGCAGAAAAGTGGAAACCAAATGAAAGATGGAAACTTACTTAATCTTTTGGGAG ATATGGTGCTGTCAGATAAGCTAGTTTTGTACGATCTGGAAAATCAGAGTATTGGATGGACCGCATACAACT GCTCTTCGAGCATCAAAGTGAAGGATGAACAATCTGGAGCAGAGTACGAGGTTGGCCACCATGATCTTTCTTCAGCTCACAGTCTCAACATGGGATGGGCCTTGACAATATCGTTGCTGCTGGCTTTCCTGCATGGTTACCTGTGTTGA